A window from Micromonospora profundi encodes these proteins:
- a CDS encoding right-handed parallel beta-helix repeat-containing protein: MSRQVLTVGGAEPGAFATIGAAVARADPDATIIVHPGRYAERLVLDKRVTISAAPGGPVEVHVEEGSVLVVRGQGAQLRGVTLISEDSQLAALDVYAGEVALDDCRVTGAAWTALLARMDGSLALRGCDVRAPSGAGIVVMSAGVSTVEDTLVHDVGTSGVVVSEHGSLTLRRCVVRGAAANGVCANGDARLVMEQCEVDASAKPAIVVEQRATAQIRHLTVTGSANVDLFLRGAIDVTISDSTFSGAAVQSAHITDGAAPRFTRCAFSEAGHTAIHVGGGARPEFTECTVTDTPVGVHAENASPHLNGVTVRGTSEHAVIVTGESAVRLRRLRANSTGGVAVRDGATVDGVDLVLDGVAMPVLTLADGSRAVLRDVQVTAAGPDAVTATGSSRLDLRSAVLTGGGLRVDNAELEVTDTEIREAARDGLLVQDRATVTATRLRVRRAGSDGVRLTSGGGGDFTDCEILDSAVTGFNVDTAEPVSLVRSVVRNSGKSDLRRAEGSHLTVESLTSGGPPVGQPVREQAVRDDTDAEPQQDQGSDELSGPLQELNSLIGLRGVKQEVTALINLMKMAQVRQQRGLPMPPMSRHLVFAGPPGTGKTTVARLYGSVLAELGILSKGHMVEAARADLVGQYIGSTAIKTTELVTKALGGVLFIDEAYTLSAGSGGSGPDFGQEAIDALMKMMEDHRDELVVIVAGYSELMEQFLASNPGLASRFTRTVEFPNYSVEELVTITSNLCGKHYYELTDDAVGALTTYFERIPKNSTFGNGRVARKLFEAMINNQASRLAAEPPSTEIQLNRLTAADIEPELASLAELPMEQTAQLDVATHPREAVAASRTWARVANLVGAPSVREALGQAVVGLCDLHGRRRAFGRAGNIIISGQRGTGRSEFARLYVMLLSELNLIPIGQQVRMSTRDQLAPQWAGQADDLIRAALQEATGGGLVVEATGEEQDAEVVHALVEQVRAAPGGPVVVLVGEPAGLAALHSAVPGIPETFGQEWSVPAYSPAELGEIAVRHLLRRGHIVPDDVRAAIVELATNLPAQTVHAAHRFSYALTRTAASRTLAPADLTGSAPASMSGGLSAVG, translated from the coding sequence ATGAGCCGACAGGTGTTGACAGTGGGAGGGGCGGAGCCGGGTGCCTTCGCGACGATCGGTGCCGCCGTCGCACGGGCCGATCCCGACGCGACGATCATTGTGCATCCCGGCCGGTACGCGGAACGGTTGGTGCTCGACAAGAGGGTGACGATCAGTGCGGCGCCGGGCGGCCCCGTGGAGGTGCACGTCGAAGAGGGCAGCGTGCTGGTCGTACGTGGCCAGGGTGCCCAATTGCGGGGCGTCACGTTGATCAGCGAAGACTCGCAGCTGGCAGCCCTGGACGTCTACGCAGGCGAGGTGGCGCTCGACGACTGCCGGGTGACCGGCGCGGCGTGGACGGCGTTGCTCGCCCGGATGGACGGCTCCCTGGCCCTGCGCGGCTGTGACGTCCGAGCCCCGTCGGGCGCGGGGATCGTGGTGATGTCCGCGGGCGTCAGCACCGTCGAGGACACGCTTGTGCACGACGTTGGCACCTCCGGCGTGGTGGTAAGCGAGCACGGGTCCCTGACCCTGCGGCGCTGCGTCGTCCGAGGTGCTGCGGCGAACGGCGTGTGCGCCAACGGTGATGCTCGACTTGTCATGGAGCAGTGCGAGGTCGACGCCTCGGCGAAGCCGGCGATCGTCGTCGAGCAGCGTGCCACAGCCCAGATCCGGCACCTGACGGTGACCGGCAGCGCCAACGTGGACCTGTTCCTTCGTGGCGCGATCGACGTGACGATAAGCGATTCCACATTCAGCGGGGCCGCGGTGCAGTCGGCGCACATCACCGACGGCGCCGCCCCTCGATTCACCCGCTGCGCGTTCAGCGAAGCCGGTCACACCGCGATCCACGTCGGCGGCGGGGCGCGGCCGGAGTTCACCGAGTGCACCGTCACCGACACCCCGGTGGGAGTTCACGCGGAGAACGCCAGCCCGCACCTGAACGGCGTGACAGTGCGCGGCACGAGCGAGCACGCCGTCATCGTGACCGGGGAGAGCGCCGTCAGGCTGCGGCGCCTGCGAGCGAATTCGACGGGCGGCGTCGCGGTGCGGGACGGAGCCACCGTCGACGGCGTCGACCTGGTCCTGGACGGCGTCGCCATGCCGGTGCTGACGCTCGCGGACGGGTCCCGGGCAGTCCTGCGCGATGTCCAGGTGACCGCCGCCGGGCCGGACGCGGTGACAGCTACCGGCAGTTCCCGCCTGGATCTGCGGTCGGCGGTGCTGACGGGCGGGGGCCTGCGGGTGGACAACGCCGAGTTGGAGGTGACCGACACCGAGATCCGCGAGGCGGCGCGGGACGGTCTGCTGGTGCAGGACCGGGCCACGGTCACCGCGACCCGGCTGCGGGTGCGACGGGCCGGCAGCGACGGTGTCCGGTTGACAAGCGGCGGCGGCGGTGACTTCACCGACTGCGAGATCCTTGACAGCGCTGTCACCGGCTTCAACGTGGACACCGCCGAACCGGTGTCGCTGGTGCGATCGGTCGTCCGCAACAGCGGCAAGAGCGACCTGCGCCGGGCCGAGGGCTCCCACCTGACGGTGGAGTCGCTCACCAGTGGCGGGCCGCCGGTCGGTCAGCCCGTGCGGGAACAGGCTGTCCGGGACGACACCGATGCGGAGCCGCAGCAGGATCAGGGATCCGACGAACTGAGCGGCCCGCTGCAGGAGCTCAACAGCCTGATCGGTCTGCGCGGCGTCAAGCAGGAGGTGACCGCGCTGATCAACCTGATGAAGATGGCGCAGGTGCGACAGCAGCGGGGGCTGCCGATGCCGCCGATGAGCCGGCACCTGGTCTTCGCCGGACCGCCGGGTACCGGCAAGACCACCGTCGCACGCCTGTACGGCTCGGTGCTGGCCGAACTCGGCATCCTGTCGAAGGGGCACATGGTCGAGGCGGCGCGCGCCGACCTGGTGGGGCAGTACATCGGGTCGACCGCGATCAAGACCACCGAGCTGGTCACCAAGGCGCTCGGCGGGGTGCTCTTCATCGACGAGGCGTACACGCTGTCGGCCGGCTCCGGCGGCTCGGGGCCGGATTTCGGCCAGGAGGCCATCGACGCGTTGATGAAGATGATGGAGGACCACCGCGACGAACTGGTCGTCATCGTCGCCGGGTACTCCGAGTTGATGGAGCAGTTCCTCGCCTCGAACCCCGGTCTGGCCTCCCGCTTCACGCGCACCGTCGAGTTCCCCAACTACTCCGTCGAGGAACTTGTCACAATCACCTCCAACCTGTGCGGGAAGCATTACTACGAGCTGACCGACGACGCGGTGGGAGCCCTCACCACGTACTTCGAGCGCATCCCGAAGAACTCGACGTTCGGCAACGGCCGGGTGGCGCGCAAACTCTTCGAGGCGATGATCAACAATCAGGCGTCCCGCCTCGCCGCCGAACCGCCGTCCACGGAGATCCAGCTCAACCGGCTCACCGCCGCCGACATCGAGCCGGAGCTGGCCTCCCTCGCCGAGCTGCCGATGGAGCAGACCGCACAGCTGGATGTCGCCACCCACCCGCGAGAGGCCGTAGCAGCCTCCCGGACGTGGGCGCGTGTCGCCAACCTGGTCGGTGCCCCGTCCGTACGCGAGGCCCTCGGGCAGGCCGTGGTGGGACTCTGCGATCTACACGGTCGCCGCCGGGCGTTCGGACGAGCCGGGAACATCATCATCTCCGGCCAGCGGGGCACTGGCCGCAGCGAGTTCGCCCGGCTGTACGTGATGCTCCTGTCGGAGCTGAATCTGATCCCCATCGGCCAGCAGGTACGGATGTCCACCCGGGACCAGCTCGCGCCGCAGTGGGCCGGGCAGGCCGACGACCTGATCCGGGCAGCGCTCCAGGAGGCAACCGGCGGGGGCCTGGTCGTGGAGGCCACCGGGGAGGAACAGGACGCGGAGGTCGTCCACGCGCTTGTCGAGCAGGTCCGGGCCGCCCCGGGGGGACCCGTCGTCGTCCTTGTCGGCGAACCCGCCGGCCTGGCCGCACTTCACTCCGCGGTACCCGGCATCCCGGAGACGTTCGGCCAGGAGTGGTCCGTGCCCGCCTACTCCCCGGCCGAACTCGGCGAGATCGCGGTACGGCACCTGCTGCGTCGCGGGCACATCGTCCCCGACGACGTGCGGGCCGCCATCGTCGAGCTGGCAACGAATCTGCCCGCACAGACGGTCCACGCGGCCCACCGATTCTCGTACGCCCTGACCCGCACCGCCGCATCGCGGACCCTCGCGCCGGCCGACCTCACCGGCTCCGCGCCTGCGTCGATGTCCGGCGGCCTGTCCGCGGTCGGCTGA
- a CDS encoding YbaB/EbfC family nucleoid-associated protein, giving the protein MQPRLDQNATAMEARLAGATATGRSADGLVTIVVGGLGDVRAVRVEPRALDLEDVTALEAAFAEALRSAFEAGRRLVLDTMMAAALERASAT; this is encoded by the coding sequence ATGCAACCTCGGCTCGATCAGAACGCCACCGCGATGGAGGCGCGGCTGGCCGGCGCGACGGCCACCGGCCGGTCGGCGGACGGCCTGGTCACCATCGTGGTGGGCGGCCTCGGCGACGTCCGTGCCGTGCGCGTGGAGCCGCGCGCGCTGGACCTTGAGGACGTGACCGCCCTGGAGGCGGCCTTTGCGGAGGCGCTCCGCTCCGCCTTCGAGGCCGGCCGCCGGCTGGTCCTGGACACCATGATGGCGGCCGCGCTGGAGCGGGCGTCGGCGACCTGA
- a CDS encoding ricin-type beta-trefoil lectin domain protein, producing MESDQPSPLRRLGPISRRAAAGVVAGLAVLSAVVATVSWGVASAQDDDFVGRAVTDEQLTTIRSAARSCPALTPARLAGQLMAESGLDGRARKTASGGRGIAGLDDAAWEAWVPWPGARRSDSAANILALAHKMCDLSGQVRVTKIDGDPWRLSLAAFNAGIDEVRKAKGVPSSAVDYVDHASGYAAFYADLVPFGGAGEPRPNNKPQQPRAVPEEYVPLVVRAGAACPEVPPAAVAGQVMALSGFDPNMLGDEGQRGIAQFLPEVWQEHGPARGSVWDPQVAVPAVGTVMCALRNELSGIEGDPYLLALAAFRNGPTTVRQTGGEFDGPTQVFLRTVRENTEFYALDSRLKPTAPTKPVVPPKPSGSPSLSPSPTATAANPRPPVPPAQPERPDEPTKAPAPPVRPAGAKQIVGKETGLCLSGGEGDGVRATVRKCQEVRNQWWSFSSDGTIRANGLCLDVAWGEKRDGAPVQSAHCTAVPAQKWEWIENNGRRSLFNRATDKCLDVDGHAPGAPMMIWICVFNPKQTFSQR from the coding sequence GTGGAATCCGATCAGCCCTCCCCCCTGCGCCGACTGGGCCCGATCTCGCGACGCGCGGCCGCCGGTGTGGTCGCCGGCCTGGCGGTGCTGTCCGCGGTCGTCGCCACCGTCAGCTGGGGAGTCGCCTCGGCTCAGGACGACGACTTCGTCGGCCGTGCCGTGACCGACGAGCAGCTGACCACGATCCGATCCGCCGCCCGGTCCTGCCCGGCCCTGACACCGGCCCGGCTCGCCGGCCAGCTCATGGCCGAGTCAGGGCTCGACGGTCGCGCCCGGAAGACCGCCTCCGGCGGCCGGGGCATCGCCGGCCTGGACGACGCCGCATGGGAAGCCTGGGTGCCGTGGCCAGGTGCGCGACGCTCGGACAGCGCGGCGAACATCCTCGCCCTGGCTCACAAGATGTGCGATCTGAGCGGCCAGGTCCGGGTGACCAAGATCGACGGCGACCCGTGGCGGCTCTCGCTGGCGGCGTTCAACGCCGGCATCGACGAGGTACGCAAGGCCAAGGGGGTCCCGTCCAGCGCCGTCGACTATGTCGACCACGCCAGCGGGTACGCCGCCTTCTACGCGGACCTTGTGCCGTTCGGTGGGGCCGGCGAGCCCCGACCGAACAACAAGCCGCAGCAGCCCAGGGCGGTCCCGGAGGAGTACGTCCCGCTCGTCGTCCGCGCCGGGGCGGCCTGTCCCGAGGTCCCGCCCGCGGCGGTCGCCGGCCAGGTGATGGCGCTGTCCGGCTTCGACCCGAACATGCTCGGCGACGAGGGGCAGCGCGGGATCGCGCAGTTCCTGCCCGAGGTGTGGCAGGAACACGGCCCGGCCCGAGGGTCGGTCTGGGACCCGCAGGTGGCCGTACCTGCTGTCGGCACCGTGATGTGCGCGCTGCGCAACGAGCTGAGCGGCATCGAAGGTGACCCCTACCTGCTGGCGCTTGCCGCGTTCCGCAACGGGCCCACCACAGTGCGGCAGACCGGCGGGGAGTTCGACGGCCCGACCCAGGTGTTCCTGCGCACCGTCCGGGAGAACACCGAGTTCTACGCCCTCGACTCCCGACTGAAGCCGACGGCACCCACCAAGCCGGTCGTGCCGCCGAAGCCCAGCGGTTCACCGTCCCTGTCACCCTCCCCCACCGCCACCGCTGCCAACCCCCGGCCCCCGGTGCCGCCCGCGCAGCCGGAGCGGCCCGACGAGCCCACCAAGGCACCGGCACCGCCGGTCCGACCCGCCGGTGCCAAGCAGATCGTCGGCAAGGAGACCGGACTCTGCCTCAGCGGCGGCGAGGGCGACGGCGTTCGGGCCACTGTGCGCAAGTGCCAGGAGGTACGGAACCAGTGGTGGTCCTTCTCGTCCGACGGCACCATCCGGGCGAACGGCCTCTGCCTGGACGTCGCCTGGGGCGAGAAGCGCGACGGCGCTCCCGTGCAGTCGGCCCACTGCACGGCCGTGCCCGCCCAGAAGTGGGAGTGGATCGAGAACAATGGACGCCGCTCACTCTTCAACCGGGCGACCGACAAGTGCCTGGACGTCGACGGCCACGCGCCGGGCGCACCCATGATGATCTGGATCTGCGTGTTCAACCCGAAGCAGACGTTCAGCCAGAGGTAG
- a CDS encoding DUF6461 domain-containing protein, with protein sequence MDDEEFTVLRPGQFLSLGTLVSANEAFALEHRHTGGLVLRDRTRAENVWTIGGGVGGPGRLELTPEGYLWLVDGNGRPLWRSGDVDRRVDAAVVTNDGRLVLTDPDGFQRWSRDLLSDAALADFLPASGDRLTRGQRLTKPLVSPNGRYELAHRTTEAETVLFRDQTAQLWSRKAGVPGEELALGHDGILRTGADSTVLSKWTGLRLDPMAHTVSALVVDDDGDVVLMAEDGSAVYRSGSAAEAARLDKLQREWTLRERADLAKPVRPHGSGLPADWFNLVYADDEDSPPYSITLVRGISAGEALSRLEVEDDRVAPMTLRELGDTSTGEQQRIFTAQIDDWVMVVGLDAMVGADQLVPMSRGTQAVVCGRDHDGESYLGWAVDGIPSAIYWDDEALERGEPAAEGEQPDAVVPFMRTIGLGRYRDTDDDRHFLPPPVEIACLIAGVRPRPEHFAGKHLSSISSW encoded by the coding sequence GTGGACGATGAAGAATTCACTGTTCTCCGACCTGGGCAGTTCCTGTCGCTGGGGACGCTCGTGTCCGCCAACGAGGCGTTCGCGCTGGAGCACCGCCATACCGGCGGCCTCGTTCTGCGCGATCGGACGCGCGCCGAGAACGTCTGGACGATCGGCGGCGGCGTTGGCGGGCCCGGCCGGTTGGAGCTGACGCCCGAAGGTTACCTGTGGCTGGTGGATGGAAACGGCCGGCCGCTCTGGCGCTCGGGCGACGTCGACCGTCGGGTGGATGCCGCAGTGGTCACCAACGACGGCCGGTTGGTCCTGACGGATCCGGACGGCTTTCAGCGCTGGAGCAGGGATCTCCTCTCGGACGCCGCGCTGGCGGATTTCCTGCCGGCCTCCGGCGACCGCCTGACCCGCGGGCAGCGCCTGACCAAGCCCCTCGTCTCACCGAATGGCAGGTACGAGCTCGCACACCGCACGACAGAGGCGGAAACTGTGCTCTTCCGCGACCAGACCGCTCAGCTGTGGTCACGGAAGGCCGGCGTTCCCGGCGAGGAGCTGGCCCTCGGGCACGACGGAATCCTGCGGACCGGCGCCGACTCCACGGTGCTGTCCAAGTGGACCGGATTGCGCCTGGATCCGATGGCCCACACGGTGTCGGCGCTGGTCGTCGACGATGACGGTGACGTCGTGTTGATGGCGGAGGACGGCTCGGCGGTCTATCGCAGCGGCAGCGCCGCCGAGGCAGCCAGGCTCGACAAGCTACAGCGAGAATGGACCCTGCGCGAGCGTGCCGACCTCGCGAAACCCGTGCGGCCGCACGGGAGCGGGTTGCCCGCCGACTGGTTCAACCTCGTCTACGCCGACGACGAAGACTCGCCGCCCTACTCCATCACGCTGGTGCGGGGAATCTCGGCCGGTGAAGCGTTGTCGCGGCTGGAGGTCGAGGACGACCGTGTCGCGCCGATGACGCTCCGGGAACTCGGTGACACGTCGACAGGCGAGCAACAGCGGATTTTCACGGCGCAGATCGACGACTGGGTGATGGTCGTCGGACTCGATGCGATGGTCGGCGCCGACCAGTTGGTACCGATGTCGCGCGGCACCCAGGCGGTGGTTTGCGGACGAGATCACGACGGCGAGAGCTACCTCGGCTGGGCCGTCGACGGCATCCCGTCGGCGATCTACTGGGATGACGAGGCGCTGGAGCGCGGCGAACCGGCAGCGGAGGGAGAGCAGCCCGACGCCGTCGTTCCGTTCATGCGGACAATCGGGCTCGGACGCTACCGCGACACCGACGATGACAGGCATTTCCTGCCGCCACCGGTCGAGATCGCCTGCCTGATCGCGGGCGTACGTCCCCGGCCCGAGCACTTCGCGGGCAAACACCTCAGCTCCATCAGCAGCTGGTGA
- a CDS encoding response regulator transcription factor — protein MAETRVLVQATDPLLAVGLSSYLAMHPDITVVEANDPDSFDVAVVGAEGFTAATIRMLRLTAVTAARPVVLVIPDIDDLQLITAVECGVVAILPRASVNQERLVRSVHAAEAGGGIMPPHLIGSLLEHFRRLQREVLLPNGLTLTGLTSREIEVLRLMADGLDTTEIAEEIRYSVRTVKTIIYGVMDRYELRSRSHAVAYAVRAGLI, from the coding sequence GTGGCGGAGACGCGTGTTCTGGTACAGGCGACCGACCCGCTTCTGGCGGTCGGGCTGTCGAGCTACCTGGCGATGCATCCCGACATCACAGTGGTGGAGGCGAATGACCCGGACTCGTTCGATGTTGCTGTCGTGGGGGCCGAGGGCTTCACGGCCGCGACGATCAGGATGCTTCGCCTGACGGCAGTGACTGCGGCGCGGCCCGTGGTGCTCGTCATCCCCGACATCGACGATCTGCAGCTGATCACGGCGGTGGAATGCGGGGTGGTTGCCATCCTTCCCCGTGCTTCGGTCAACCAGGAACGCCTCGTCCGGAGTGTTCATGCCGCCGAGGCCGGCGGTGGGATCATGCCGCCGCACCTCATCGGCAGCCTGCTCGAGCACTTCCGGCGGCTGCAGCGGGAGGTGCTGCTGCCCAACGGCCTGACCCTCACCGGGCTGACCTCCCGCGAGATCGAGGTGCTGCGGCTGATGGCCGACGGATTGGACACCACCGAGATCGCCGAGGAGATCCGGTACTCCGTACGGACAGTCAAGACGATCATCTACGGGGTGATGGACCGGTACGAGCTCCGTAGCCGGTCACATGCGGTCGCGTACGCGGTGCGCGCGGGTTTGATCTGA
- the eccB gene encoding type VII secretion protein EccB gives MQTQRDHVHAHQFMMGRLSSALVLGDPSGAEVPGRRALTGLVFGVLIAVLVVAGFGVYGWIVPGGSTAYRQPGLILVEKETGSRYVYADGLLHPVIDRPAAMLWQGPSAKVKLISQASLADVPRGDVLGIPDGPREIPAPQSFVAGPWLACLSGRPGDSGRGGLGMNLDPRAPATPIPPERLIVVRDPDGKIHLIAQGSRFRVTDDAVLVALGISAGDAIPATEPWLSQLPAGPDLAPAGIDGEGRDGPRIAGRSYDVGTLFRQNAGAAGEQFFVLRKDGLAALSETEFLFAGVRSRSAPVTLAGADLLDAPRSADRTLLDRLPDLAGAAEHRLDDRILCLRQTPTAANAVYSVLVEAPRTMAVDANGRGVVFGPAGGGMAVYGVPVAPGTTPPVVFVSSGGVAFALKDAQAAAALKINQVRPVPFPRELLATLRQGPTLSREAVTFLAEG, from the coding sequence GTGCAGACTCAGCGCGACCACGTCCACGCCCACCAGTTCATGATGGGCCGGCTCAGCTCGGCCCTGGTGCTCGGCGACCCGTCCGGCGCCGAGGTGCCCGGCCGCCGGGCCCTCACCGGCCTGGTGTTCGGCGTACTCATCGCGGTGCTGGTGGTGGCCGGTTTCGGGGTGTACGGCTGGATCGTCCCCGGCGGCAGCACGGCCTACCGGCAGCCCGGCCTGATCCTGGTGGAAAAGGAGACCGGCAGCCGTTACGTCTACGCCGACGGCCTGCTGCATCCGGTGATCGACCGGCCTGCGGCGATGCTCTGGCAGGGCCCGTCGGCGAAGGTGAAGCTGATCTCGCAGGCCTCTCTGGCCGATGTGCCGCGAGGTGACGTGCTGGGCATCCCGGACGGGCCGCGGGAGATCCCGGCGCCGCAGTCCTTCGTGGCCGGTCCGTGGCTGGCCTGCCTGTCTGGACGGCCGGGCGACTCGGGTCGGGGCGGGCTGGGCATGAATCTCGACCCCCGCGCACCGGCCACCCCGATCCCGCCGGAACGGCTCATCGTGGTGCGGGACCCGGACGGCAAGATCCACCTGATCGCTCAGGGCAGCCGGTTCCGGGTGACCGACGACGCCGTTCTGGTCGCGCTCGGCATCAGCGCGGGCGACGCGATCCCGGCCACCGAGCCCTGGCTGAGCCAGCTTCCCGCCGGACCGGACCTGGCCCCCGCCGGGATCGACGGCGAGGGCCGCGACGGGCCGCGGATCGCCGGCCGGTCCTACGACGTCGGGACCCTGTTCCGGCAGAACGCCGGCGCCGCCGGCGAGCAGTTCTTCGTGCTGCGCAAGGACGGGCTGGCGGCGCTGAGCGAGACCGAGTTCCTCTTCGCCGGCGTACGCAGCCGGTCCGCGCCGGTCACGCTGGCCGGCGCCGATCTGCTGGACGCGCCCCGGTCGGCGGACCGGACGCTGCTCGACCGGCTGCCCGACCTGGCCGGTGCGGCGGAGCACCGGCTCGACGACCGGATCCTCTGCCTGCGCCAGACACCCACTGCGGCGAACGCTGTCTACAGCGTCCTGGTCGAGGCGCCCCGGACGATGGCCGTCGACGCGAACGGCCGGGGCGTGGTGTTCGGTCCAGCCGGCGGCGGGATGGCCGTGTACGGCGTACCGGTCGCCCCCGGCACCACACCGCCGGTCGTCTTCGTCTCCTCCGGCGGGGTCGCCTTCGCGCTGAAGGACGCGCAGGCCGCGGCGGCACTGAAGATCAACCAGGTACGACCGGTCCCGTTCCCCCGCGAACTGCTGGCCACCCTCCGGCAGGGACCGACGCTGAGCCGCGAGGCCGTCACTTTTCTCGCAGAAGGGTAG
- a CDS encoding S8 family serine peptidase, translating into MLAKHPILARLLVVVMTGCVLLAVPRLSAANPTPDNRPYVKYYVVAAQFQGQPENLTDIAWRLLGSGERSDEIYHLNTGRVQPDGLRLTDPGVLTAGWYLVLPWDAAGEGVKYGQLPPAPAPTRTARPGGTTKPGGTPKPSGSPSPAASPTRGSPGPGATGGTQKCTAAAGSSSRSDWAQLRMAADSAWTLTRGNGVKIAVVDTGVDASLQQLSGRVAVGADVTVGNGRGDTDCVGSGTAMAGIIAADSSVDGSPVGIAPDATILPVRMVGSGAARAADAATAIEVAVSAGASVVALGSHVDLAAPAVAASLTTALNHDVLVVAGAPTKPAPLPSPGTGAAGGALLLTGGVGPADQFADEYLEGTVEVVAPGVDVASLGTGGRVTGRTGTGLAVAFVAGQAALIRAAEPDLTAAQVKERILGTADPLGGQDPHPAFGAGMINLATSVAGALDNKGPVSTGQEGRGSGAAIIVLLGLALVCGVGVVFGLRMRRRRFAG; encoded by the coding sequence GTGCTGGCGAAGCACCCCATCCTTGCCCGCCTGCTCGTGGTGGTGATGACCGGTTGCGTGCTGTTGGCCGTACCCCGGCTGTCGGCGGCGAACCCCACACCCGACAACCGGCCGTACGTGAAGTACTACGTGGTCGCGGCCCAGTTTCAGGGCCAGCCGGAGAATCTGACCGACATCGCGTGGCGGCTGCTCGGCAGCGGCGAACGATCCGATGAGATTTATCACCTCAACACCGGACGGGTGCAGCCGGACGGTCTCCGGCTGACCGACCCGGGAGTCCTGACCGCCGGCTGGTATCTGGTGCTGCCCTGGGACGCCGCCGGTGAGGGGGTCAAGTACGGCCAGCTTCCGCCCGCACCGGCGCCGACACGGACGGCACGTCCCGGAGGCACCACGAAGCCCGGTGGCACTCCGAAGCCCAGCGGCAGCCCGTCGCCCGCGGCGAGCCCGACCAGGGGCAGCCCCGGACCCGGAGCCACTGGCGGCACCCAGAAGTGCACCGCCGCCGCCGGGTCCAGCAGCCGCTCGGACTGGGCGCAGCTGCGGATGGCCGCCGACAGCGCGTGGACCCTTACCCGGGGCAACGGGGTGAAGATCGCGGTGGTCGACACCGGCGTCGACGCGAGCCTCCAGCAGTTGAGCGGCCGGGTCGCCGTCGGGGCGGACGTGACCGTCGGCAACGGTCGCGGCGACACCGACTGCGTCGGTTCCGGCACCGCGATGGCGGGCATCATCGCCGCTGACAGCAGTGTCGACGGCAGCCCGGTCGGGATCGCCCCGGACGCCACGATCCTGCCGGTCCGGATGGTGGGTTCCGGGGCTGCCCGGGCGGCCGACGCGGCGACCGCCATCGAGGTGGCGGTGAGCGCCGGTGCGTCAGTCGTCGCGCTCGGCTCCCACGTGGACCTGGCCGCTCCCGCAGTGGCGGCCTCGCTGACCACGGCCCTCAACCACGACGTGCTCGTGGTGGCGGGCGCACCTACCAAACCGGCGCCGCTGCCGTCCCCGGGCACTGGGGCCGCCGGTGGCGCGCTGCTGCTCACCGGCGGGGTGGGACCGGCCGACCAGTTCGCCGACGAATATCTGGAGGGGACCGTCGAGGTCGTCGCACCTGGTGTCGACGTGGCGAGCCTCGGCACCGGTGGCAGGGTGACCGGCCGGACCGGTACCGGACTCGCTGTCGCCTTCGTGGCGGGGCAGGCGGCACTGATCCGGGCGGCCGAGCCCGACCTCACGGCGGCCCAGGTCAAGGAGCGGATTCTCGGCACCGCCGACCCGCTCGGTGGACAGGACCCGCACCCCGCGTTCGGCGCCGGGATGATCAACCTGGCGACGTCGGTGGCGGGAGCTCTGGACAACAAGGGCCCGGTGTCCACCGGGCAGGAGGGGCGAGGCTCAGGCGCGGCGATCATCGTCCTGCTGGGCCTGGCGCTGGTGTGCGGAGTTGGTGTGGTCTTCGGCCTTCGGATGCGCCGACGACGCTTCGCCGGCTGA